Within the Thermosynechococcaceae cyanobacterium Okahandja genome, the region TGCCATGAGAGCATGAGGCTGAGGGTTAACGGCTGGGCAGTAGGATTATGAAACCGCCACACAAAGACTGCCAGCGGATAGCTGGTCTCTTGGTAGTTGTGGGGCAAAATGGGCGAGAACTGCTCACAGCTAACTTGCGCCTTAAAGACACCCTCGTAGGCAAAGCCACTGCGGGGGTAGCGAGCACTGTAGCTGCCCTTTCCTGCCGGATACCACTGCCAAGCGGTCAAGGTGCCATCGGTGGCCGGGCGACCAAACGCATAGGCACCGCTGCCCTGCTCAAAGAGGCTAAATTGACAGGCGGGCAGGGTTTGAAAGAGGTGCTCCCCTCCGTCTAAATGCCAAAGGTTAAAATCCCCCGCCGGGGAGCGCCCAATACAGCCAGCGCCAAACCCACCAAGGGGCATCCCATGCCAAGGGCCATCGTCAAGGTTACTGCCGTAGCGAACTTGGTAGGGTGCCTCCCACCCCTGGGCGATCGCCCGAGTCCAGGCACAATTGGCCGCCTCAATGACGTGATCGTTTACGTGATTGTTTGCGTGATCGTTCACACCGGTCTGCCCAACATTGGCTCAATTGATCATAAACCCCCTTGGACGTTCCAAAGGGGGCAAAGGGAGTTTTAGGCGGGGGCTGATGTCACCCCCGTTGTTGTGCAACGACGTCGCCTACTTGGTCTCGGAGAACTCGGCATCGATCACATCATCGTCGCCGCTGCTGGTGCCACTACCACCGCCGCTAGAAGCGCTGCTGGCCGTGCTGTCGCCACTTTGATAGACACTGGCACCCACACTGTAGAGGGTTTGCTGTAGCTCCTGCATCAGAGATTTGACCCGCTCAAAGTTAATGGACTCCACCGGTTTTTTCTCGGTCTCGCTACCAATTTCCGAACGCAGATTGGCAATGAGGGCAGTGAGCTTATCCTTGTCACTAGAGGCCACTTTATCCCCCACCTCGGCCAACTGCTTCTCGGCTTGGTAACAGAGTTGCTCCGCTTGGTTCTTGGTTTCGATTTTTTCCCGTTTTTCTTTGTCGGCAGCGGCGTTCATTTCCGCTTCCCGCACCATCCGCTCAACATCCTCTTTGGGGAGCGTGGAAGCGCCGGTAATGCTGATGGACTGCTCTTTGCCGGTACCTTTGTCACGAGCCTTGACGTTGAGAATGCCATTGGCATCAATGTCAAACGTCACTTCAATTTGGGGCACACCCCGCGGTGCCGGCGGAATGCCATCCAAACGGAACGTCCCTAGGCTCTTGTTATCACTGGCCATTTCCCGCTCACCTTGGAGAACATGGATTTCCACATTGGTTTGACCGTCCACCGCGGTAGAGAACACCTCCGATTTTTTGGTGGGGATGGTGGTGTTGCGGGGGATAATTTTGGTCATGACACCGCCTAGGGTTTCTACCCCCAAGGAGAGGGGAGTCACATCCAGCAGCAGAATATCCTTGACTTCGCCCGCGAGCACCCCCGCTTGAATTGCCGCACCAACGGCCACCACTTCATCCGGGTTCACGCTTTGGTTGGGGTCTTTGCCTAGCGATCGCTTGACAAGCTCTTGAATGGCGGGAATGCGGGTAGAACCTCCCACCAACACCACTTCGTCAATTTGGTCTTTACTGAGTTTGGCATCTTTGAGGGCTTGCTCCACCGGCACACGGCAGCGCTCGATCAAATCAGCGCAGAGTTCCTCAAATTTGGCGCGGGTGAGCGTCATATCTAAGTGTTTGGGGCCATCTTGGGTGGCGGTAATAAAGGGCAGGTTAATTTCGGTTTGGGTAACGCTGGATAGCTCAATTTTGGCTTTCTCCGCCGCCTCGGTCAGCCGCTGTAGAGCCTGCTTATCTTTGCGCAAGTCAATCCCTTCTTGGGCGCGGAAGGTTTCTGCGAGGTAATCGACGATTTTTTTGTCGAAGTCGTCACCCCCGAGGTGGGTGTCTCCCGAGGTGGCGAGCACTTCAAACACGCCATCGCCCACTTCAAGAATCGACACGTCAAAGGTGCCACCGCCAAGGTCAAACACTAGGATGGTTTCATTACTTTTGCGATCTAAACCATAGGCCAGCGAGGCGGCGGTGGGTTCGTTAATAATCCGCAGCACCTCAAGACCGGCAATCCGCCCGGCATCTTTGGTGGCTTGGCGTTGCGAATCGTTAAAATAGGCGGGTACGGTAATCACCGCTTGGGTGACCTCTTCCCCTAGGTATTTGCTGGCATCTTCTTTGAGCTTGCGCAGCACTTGGGCAGAAATTTCTTCGGGGGCAAATTGCTTACCTTGGGCCGGGCAATCTAACTTCACATTGCCGTTGACGTTTAACACTTTGTAGGAAACTTCAGTGGTTTCGTGAATGACTTCATCAAAGCGGCGACCAATGAAGCGTTTGACGGAGTAGAAGGTGTTTTCAGGGTTCATGACCGCTTGCCGTTTGGCAATTTGACCCACGAGGCGATCGCCATTTTTGGTATAGGCGACAACGGAGGGGGTCGTCCGAAACCCTTCTGCATTGGCAATAACCGTAGGCTTGCCCCCTTCCATAACGGCCACACAGGAGTTGGTGGTTCCAAGGTCAATTCCGACAACTTTTGCCATAGCGACTAAAACTCCCTTTGCAGGCTAACTTTGATCTGGGGCACAACACCCATAGGGGGTTTAACCCTCTCTTTATCCATAGTGCGATCGCCGCCCCCTCAAGCAAAAGGGGGATTTACCGAACCTAGGCCGGGTGGGTGACCGCGTAGGGCAGAGGATCCTCTAGCCCCAAGGCAGCAAAGGCCGCCAAGCGCAGCCGACAGGCATCACACCGACCGCAGGCGAGGGGGGCCTCGTCACTATAGCAAGACCAAGTTTGCGCCCATGGTACCCCGTACTCATTGCCAAGGCGAATAATGTCTGCCTTATGCAGATCAATCAGCGGAGCCATAATCTCGATTGGTTGACCTTCCCGCCCCTGCTTCGTACCAAGGCGATATATTTCCTGCATGGCCGCAATATAGTCGGGCCGACAGTCCGGATAGCCGGAATAGTCAAGGGCATTCACACCGAGGTGCACCGACTCGGCACCGATAGCTTCGGCGTAGGCAAGGGCAAAACTCAGGAAAATGGTATTGCGGGCGGGCACGTAGGTTGCGGGAATCTCTTGGCTCATGGCCTCTAGGTCGCGATCGCGGGGCAGATCAATCCGGCGATCGGTGAGGGCAGAGCCACCCCACAGTCTTAGATCAAACTGGATCACGTGATGTTCTCGGACGCCAGCGGCGGTGGCGATCGCCCCTGCAGCAGCCAACTCCTGCCGATGCCGCTGCCCATAGTCAAAGGAAAGGGCATAGCATGCATAGCCCAAGCCCTTGGCACGAAATAACACCGTGCTGGAGTCTAGCCCCCCTGAGAGCAACACGACTGCTTTTTGCATCGTCATTATCTGCGTCAAATAACCATGAAAAACTTTACATTTGGCAATGCTGTGGTAGCATCTTTCTGAAAATGCTACTGAAGGGGTGGCCAACGCCGAATCATTCCACGGTTGCGTTTAAGGGGTAAACAGAGGAGTGAAACAACAAATAATGAGTTCTGCCGTCCGTCCCCAGCCCGACCCGCTGCGCATTGGTGTGATTGGTGTTGGCAATATGGGGCAGCACCACACCCGTGTTTTGAGTTTACTCAAAGATGTAGAGTTAGTGGGCATTTCCGACGTTAATTTAGAACGCGGGATTGATACAGCCAGCAAATATCGTATTAAATTTTTTGAAAATTATATTGATCTACTCCCCCACGTTGATGCGGTCTGTATTGCCGTACCGACCCGATTGCACCATGAGGTGGGGATTACCTGCCTGCGCCACGGGGTACACGTGTTGGTGGAAAAGCCGATTGCCGCCAGTATTAGCGAAGCGGAGTCGTTGGTCAATGCCGCGGCGGAGTGCCAGTGCATTCTTCAAGTGGGGCACATCGAGCGGTTTAACCCCGCGTTCCAAGAGTTGAGTAAGGTACTGCGCACCGAAGAAATTCTGGCGGTAGAAGCGGACCGGATGAGTCCCTACTCAGATCGTGCCAATGATGTGTCTGTGGTTTTGGATTTGATGATCCACGACATTGACCTGCTGCTGGAGCTAACCAGTTCGCCAGTGGTGCGCTTAACCGCAGCGGGGAGTCGCTCGGCCAACTCCGGCTACCTCGACTACGTCACTGCCACCCTTGGCTTTGCCAACGGGATTATTGCCACCCTCACTGCCAGTAAAGTCACCCACCGAAAGCAGCGGCGCATTGCCGCCCACTGTAAAAATTCCCTCACGGAAGCTGACTTTCTCAAAAACGAAATCTTAATTCACCGCAAAACCACCGCCAGTTGTAGCGCCGATCACGGCCAAGTGCTCTATCGCCAAGACGGTCTCATTGAAAAGGTTTATACCAGTAACATTGAGCCACTGCACGCCGAGCTAGAGCATTTCGTCAGTTGTGTCCGCGGTGGGCAGCCACCGTCGGTGGGGGGAGAGCAAGCACTCAAGGCGCTGCGCCTAGCCAGCCTGATTGAACAGTTAGCCCTCGACGGCCACAGTTGGGGACAGCTAGATGCTTCGCTTTCGGGGGTCATCTACGCCTAGTGCCCCCCTCAGGAGGAGGCCTGATAGCGGTTCCCGGGATGCTGTTGCACCACCCCTAGCAGTTCTAAGGCCATCAGTTCCGCCGCTACAATGCCGGGGGCAAGGGCAACGGCTTGCACAATCTCGTCAAAGGCAATAGTGGCGCTTTGGCGGGTCACACTCAGGTGGCTGAGGGTGTCGAGGATCTGCTGCTGTTGCGGTGTGAGTTGTGGCGGCGCAGGAGCACTGGTGGGGGCGAGAGGTGGCATTTGCCCAAGTTGTTGCAGGAGTGCCTCTTCCCCCAAAATAATCTGGGCACCTTGGTTGACGAGGCTGAGGGCACCTTTGGCGCGATGGTTATCGAGATGCCCGGGCAGAACATAGACATCGCGGCCGTACTCCGCCGCATAGCGGGCGGTAATTAGAGCGCCGGATTTGAAGGGTGCTTCGACGATAATGACGGCACGGCACAGCCCGGCAATGATGCGGTTACGACGGGGAAACTGGGCGCGATCGGGGGGGGTGCCACGGCTATACTCACTCAGAAGTGCCCCCCGCTGCACCAATTGCCAGTAGAGAGTCTCGTTTTCTGGCGGGTAAATCATATCCACGCCGGTGGCCAAGACCGCAAGGGTGACACCGCCACTTTCAAGGCAGCCCCAATGAGCTTCAGCATCAATGCCAGCGGCCATGCCAGAAACTACCACGAAACCCGCTTGGCCTAGGCAATGCCCCAGTTTACGCGCCCAACGCCGACCGTACTCCGATGGGTCACGGGTGCCCACAAGGGCGATCGCCCCTTGGGGTGGGTTAGCAGCCTTAGGTGCCCATTTGCCGCCATAGTACAGAAGGGGGGGTGGATCGGGAATTTCGGTGAGTAAGGGGGGGTAGCCGCTGCCGCCATAAACCCAATGCTGTGGATTCTCACGCGAGTGGGCGGCGTAAGCATCTGCCGGGGTACAGGTTAGGCGCTGTTGCTCAATCGCCGCCAGCAGTTTTGAGCCAATGCCCTCAACCGTTCCTAGGGTCGGTAGGGGAGCCTGCCATGCGGCTTCTAGGGTGCCAAACCGCTGTCGCAGTCGCTGCAGCAGCACCGGCCCAATGCCGGGAACCTGCGCCCAGCTATACCAGTAGGCGGCATCCGGGGGCACAGGCGATCGCTAGTAGGCTTCCTGAAGCTCGTAAAAATCAGGGGTAATGTAATCCTTCCGCAGCGGCCAGCCCACCCAGTCTTCGGGCATCAACAGCCGCTTCAGGTGGGGGTGCCCCTCATAGACAATGCCAAACATATCGTAGGATTCCCGCTCCTGCCAGTCTGCGGTTTTCCAAATCCAATAGACGGAAGGAACGCGGGCATCGTCTCGTGGCACGAAAACCTTGAGGCGAACCTCTGGTGGACGATCCGCATTATCGGAGAGTTTAATCAGGTGGTATGTGCTCACGAGGTCTTGGCCGGGCCCCAGATCGTAGGCCGCTTGGCACTGCAAATAGTTAAAGCCATCGGCGTAAAGGGCTTGGCAGACCGCCAGCAGGCGATCGCGATCCACCTTGAGCAGTTCAACCTGCGAGGCATCAAGGCCAAGGTACTCCACCGTCAGGTTTTGGGACTGCAACCAGCGGGCAACAGGGCCAGCCTCAACAATGGGGGCATCGGGGGTATCGGTCATGGTTAGGCTCCAACACGAATGCAGAACAGATTGCTTGGGGAAAAGGCTATGACCACTCGAGGGCCCCTTTGCGCCATGCATAGACCAGCGCAACCACCAGAATGGCAATAAATATCAGGGCTTCAAT harbors:
- the dnaK gene encoding molecular chaperone DnaK; translation: MAKVVGIDLGTTNSCVAVMEGGKPTVIANAEGFRTTPSVVAYTKNGDRLVGQIAKRQAVMNPENTFYSVKRFIGRRFDEVIHETTEVSYKVLNVNGNVKLDCPAQGKQFAPEEISAQVLRKLKEDASKYLGEEVTQAVITVPAYFNDSQRQATKDAGRIAGLEVLRIINEPTAASLAYGLDRKSNETILVFDLGGGTFDVSILEVGDGVFEVLATSGDTHLGGDDFDKKIVDYLAETFRAQEGIDLRKDKQALQRLTEAAEKAKIELSSVTQTEINLPFITATQDGPKHLDMTLTRAKFEELCADLIERCRVPVEQALKDAKLSKDQIDEVVLVGGSTRIPAIQELVKRSLGKDPNQSVNPDEVVAVGAAIQAGVLAGEVKDILLLDVTPLSLGVETLGGVMTKIIPRNTTIPTKKSEVFSTAVDGQTNVEIHVLQGEREMASDNKSLGTFRLDGIPPAPRGVPQIEVTFDIDANGILNVKARDKGTGKEQSISITGASTLPKEDVERMVREAEMNAAADKEKREKIETKNQAEQLCYQAEKQLAEVGDKVASSDKDKLTALIANLRSEIGSETEKKPVESINFERVKSLMQELQQTLYSVGASVYQSGDSTASSASSGGGSGTSSGDDDVIDAEFSETK
- the queC gene encoding 7-cyano-7-deazaguanine synthase QueC yields the protein MQKAVVLLSGGLDSSTVLFRAKGLGYACYALSFDYGQRHRQELAAAGAIATAAGVREHHVIQFDLRLWGGSALTDRRIDLPRDRDLEAMSQEIPATYVPARNTIFLSFALAYAEAIGAESVHLGVNALDYSGYPDCRPDYIAAMQEIYRLGTKQGREGQPIEIMAPLIDLHKADIIRLGNEYGVPWAQTWSCYSDEAPLACGRCDACRLRLAAFAALGLEDPLPYAVTHPA
- the dprA gene encoding DNA-processing protein DprA, which encodes MPPDAAYWYSWAQVPGIGPVLLQRLRQRFGTLEAAWQAPLPTLGTVEGIGSKLLAAIEQQRLTCTPADAYAAHSRENPQHWVYGGSGYPPLLTEIPDPPPLLYYGGKWAPKAANPPQGAIALVGTRDPSEYGRRWARKLGHCLGQAGFVVVSGMAAGIDAEAHWGCLESGGVTLAVLATGVDMIYPPENETLYWQLVQRGALLSEYSRGTPPDRAQFPRRNRIIAGLCRAVIIVEAPFKSGALITARYAAEYGRDVYVLPGHLDNHRAKGALSLVNQGAQIILGEEALLQQLGQMPPLAPTSAPAPPQLTPQQQQILDTLSHLSVTRQSATIAFDEIVQAVALAPGIVAAELMALELLGVVQQHPGNRYQASS
- a CDS encoding NAD(P)H-quinone oxidoreductase subunit J, encoding MTDTPDAPIVEAGPVARWLQSQNLTVEYLGLDASQVELLKVDRDRLLAVCQALYADGFNYLQCQAAYDLGPGQDLVSTYHLIKLSDNADRPPEVRLKVFVPRDDARVPSVYWIWKTADWQERESYDMFGIVYEGHPHLKRLLMPEDWVGWPLRKDYITPDFYELQEAY
- a CDS encoding Gfo/Idh/MocA family oxidoreductase, with amino-acid sequence MSSAVRPQPDPLRIGVIGVGNMGQHHTRVLSLLKDVELVGISDVNLERGIDTASKYRIKFFENYIDLLPHVDAVCIAVPTRLHHEVGITCLRHGVHVLVEKPIAASISEAESLVNAAAECQCILQVGHIERFNPAFQELSKVLRTEEILAVEADRMSPYSDRANDVSVVLDLMIHDIDLLLELTSSPVVRLTAAGSRSANSGYLDYVTATLGFANGIIATLTASKVTHRKQRRIAAHCKNSLTEADFLKNEILIHRKTTASCSADHGQVLYRQDGLIEKVYTSNIEPLHAELEHFVSCVRGGQPPSVGGEQALKALRLASLIEQLALDGHSWGQLDASLSGVIYA